A single genomic interval of Nerophis ophidion isolate RoL-2023_Sa linkage group LG11, RoL_Noph_v1.0, whole genome shotgun sequence harbors:
- the fam110d gene encoding protein FAM110C, which translates to MKPLTPIGSPSPLRLLNKGPDYLRRQIDGGSHGRSGSAVERLEADKAKYVKSQQVINTKQEPVLVPCTTPPPLPRRAFAIPGSFSPQLPPRRLSSTPFSTLSRSFDSRDENENDDSRKENRRTSVDIEAHNRNNANNGKPPSPRTPGLQTLVAPHSAPVLRRSTGKRMLRPDSLLIYRQKKECKSPNGSGVGENTSMELKGYSFVRRLFQGSMREKSNDKMVIGEEKTPSRDGDSRMSWTNDKITDGGPESRRSSKTDQEHSPEPMPSPELSFTNDETSDRFTKSTTDADNNHSSQDKDENDPWRRASPPPARRTKLHGSKSELRCSVASSDQEHFFDFCGLDLDMIDRLGRQNFLSGASSIDTLSLALRSVTGDEGGGGSEASEFSRHSGDGLFEDELAEQPPTGVSIIERNARVIKWLYGCKNAAREGPKESTV; encoded by the coding sequence ATGAAGCCCTTAACCCCAATTGGATCCCCGTCCCCTCTGAGGCTGCTTAACAAGGGCCCCGACTACCTGCGCCGGCAGATTGACGGCGGGAGCCACGGACGCTCCGGTAGCGCCGTGGAAAGGCTGGAAGCGGACAAAGCCAAATATGTGAAGAGCCAACAGGTTATCAACACCAAACAAGAGCCCGTGCTGGTCCCGTGCACCACCCCGCCGCCGCTTCCTCGAAGAGCCTTTGCCATCCCTGGCAGTTTCAGCCCTCAGCTTCCCCCGCGCCGGTTATCCAGTACCCCCTTCTCCACTCTGTCCAGATCCTTCGACTCCAGAGATGAGAATGAAAACGACGACTCCAGAAAAGAGAACCGACGAACTTCCGTTGACATTGAGGCTCACAATAGGAACAACGCTAACAACGGGAAGCCCCCGAGTCCCAGGACACCGGGACTCCAGACCTTGGTGGCGCCGCACAGCGCCCCCGTGCTTCGAAGGAGCACAGGCAAACGTATGCTGAGGCCCGACTCGCTCCTCATTTACCGCCAGAAGAAGGAATGCAAGAGCCCCAACGGCTCCGGTGTTGGGGAGAACACCAGCATGGAACTGAAGGGTTACAGTTTTGTCCGTCGCCTCTTCCAGGGCTCTATGAGGGAAAAGAGCAATGACAAGATGGTCATTGGTGAGGAGAAAACACCCTCACGAGATGGTGACTCTCGCATGTCATGGACGAACGATAAGATAACAGATGGTGGACCAGAGAGCAGGAGGTCCAGTAAGACAGACCAAGAACATAGTCCAGAACCTATGCCCAGTCCAGAGTTAAGCTTTACTAATGACGAGACCAGTGATAGATTTACCAAAAGTACCACTGATGCAGACAACAATCACTCAAGTCAAGACAAGGATGAAAATGACCCCTGGAGACGGGCGTCGCCACCGCCAGCACGCAGGACTAAGCTGCATGGCTCCAAATCAGAACTCCGCTGCTCCGTGGCCTCATCGGACCAGGAACATTTCTTCGACTTTTGCGGCCTGGATTTGGACATGATCGACCGCCTGGGCAGGCAGAATTTCCTCTCTGGTGCCAGCTCCATAGACACCCTCTCGCTGGCGCTTCGCAGCGTCACCGGTGACGAAGGCGGCGGCGGCTCAGAAGCCAGCGAGTTCTCCCGACACTCTGGTGACGGGTTGTTCGAGGACGAGCTGGCCGAGCAGCCTCCCACTGGCGTTTCCATCATCGAGAGGAATGCTCGGGTGATCAAGTGGCTCTATGGATGTAAGAACGCTGCTCGAGAAGGACCCAAAGAGTCGACGGTTTGA